The following coding sequences lie in one Loxodonta africana isolate mLoxAfr1 chromosome X, mLoxAfr1.hap2, whole genome shotgun sequence genomic window:
- the LOC100653790 gene encoding melanoma-associated antigen D2, whose product MSDTSESGADLTRFQAEASEEDSSLVMQTLLAVTQNLEVSEAPKASKTPGVSQRLKVSNAPGGSKAIEVSKATVVSKAQEAQEAAVTHTSPTPQLTDTQVLVAENNSPAADTKMQNADLQGVPMPATKTKKVSCVANTQVSTKSLETEVAASQAPTDEPEPKGTATETQENQDTRPKVKAKKARKVKHLNGEEDGSSDQSQTSGNTGGRRVSKALMASMARRASRGPIAFWARRASRTRLAAWARRALLSLRSPKARRGKVRRRAAKLQSSQEPEAPPPRDVALLQGRANDLVKYLLVKDQTKIPIKRSDMLKDIIKEYTDVYPEIIERAGYSLEKVFGIQLKEIDKNDHLYILLSTLEPTDAGILGTTKDSPKLGLLMVLLSIIFMNGNRSSEAVIWEVLRKLGLRPGVHHSLFGDVKKLITDEFVKQKYLDYTRVPNSNPPEYEFFWGLRSYYETSKMKVLKFACKVQKKDPKEWAAQYREAMEADLKAAAEAATEAKARAEIRAQMGIGLGSENAAGPCNWDEADIGPWAKARIQAGAEAKAKARESGGTSEGANTSASSGFNASSSLTATLTFGLFAGLSGAGTSTNGSSGACGFSYK is encoded by the exons ATGTCTGACACAAGTGAGAGTGGTGCAGATCTAACCCGCTTCCAG GCTGaagcttcagaagaggacagcaGCTTGGTGATGCAGACTCTACTGGCAGTGACCCAGAATTTGGAGGTCTCAGAGGCACCCAAGGCCTCAAAGACACCAGGGGTCTCACAGCGCCTAAAGGTCTCAAATGCTCCAGGGGGTTCAAAGGCCATAGAGGTCTCAAAGGCCACAGTGGTCTCAAAGGCCCAAGAGGCTCAGGAGGCAGCTGTCACCCATACCTCACCTACCCCTCAGCTGACTGATACCCAGGTTCTGGTAGCTGAAAACAACAGTCCAGCAGCTGACACCAAGATGCAGAATGCTGACCTGCAGGGTGTGCCAATGCCTGCCACTAAGACCAAAAAAGTCAGTTGTGTGGCTAATACCCAGGTCAGTACAAAGTCCCTGGAGACAGAGGTTGCTGCTTCTCAGGCTCCCACAGATGAACCTGAGCCTAAGGGTACAGCTACTGAGACTCAGGAGAATCAGGATACTCGGCCCAAGGTCAAGGCCAAGAAAGCCAGAAAG GTGAAGCACCTGAATGGGGAAGAGGATGGCAGCAGTGACCAGAGTCAAACATCTGGAAACACAGGTGGCCGAAGGGTTTCAAAGGCCCTAATGGCCTCAATGGCCCGCAGGGCCTCAAGGGGCCCCATAGCCTTTTGGGCTCGCAGGGCTTCAAGGACTCGGTTGGCTGCTTGGGCCCGTAGAGCCTTGCTCTCTCTGAGGTCACCTAAGGCCCGTAGGGGCAAGGTTCGCCGTAGAGCTGCCAAGCTCCAGTCATCCCAAGAACCTGAAGCACCACCGCCTCGGGATGTGGCCCTTTTGCAAGGGAGG GCAAATGATTTGGTAAAGTACCTGCTGGTTAAAGACCAGACGAAGATTCCTATCAAACGCTCAG ATATGCTGAAGGACATCATCAAAGAATACACTGATGTGTACCCTGAAATCATTGAACGAGCAGGCTATTCCTTGGAGAAG GTATTTGGAATCCAGTTGAAGGAAATTGATAAGAATGACCACTTGTACATTCTCCTCAGCACACTAGAACCCACTGATGCAGGCATACTGGGAAC GACCAAGGACTCACCCAAACTGGGTCTCCTTATGGTGCTTCTTAGCATCATCTTCATGAATGGAAATCGGTCCAGTGAGG CTGTCATCTGGGAGGTGCTACGCAAGTTAGGGCTGCGCCCTGG GGTGCATCACTCGCTCTTTGGGGATGTGAAGAAGCTCATTACTGATGAATTTGTGAAGCAGAA GTACCTGGATTATACCAGAGTCCCCAATAGCAATCCCCCTGAGTATGAGTTCTTCTGGGGCCTGCGTTCCTACTATGAGACCAGCAAGATGAAAGTCCTCAAGTTTGCATGCAAG gtGCAAAAGAAGGATCCCAAGGAATGGGCAGCTCAGTACCGAGAGGCGATGGAAGCAGATTTGAAGGCTGCGGCTGAGGCTGCCACTGAAGCCAAGGCGAGGGCTGAGATTAGAGCTCAAATGGGTATTGGGCTTGGCTCTGAGAATGCTGCTGGGCCCTGCAACTGGGATGAAGCTGATATTGGACCCTGGGCCAAAGCCCGAATCCAAGCAGGAGCTGAAGCTAAAGCGAAAGCCCGAGAGAGTGGTGGTACCAGTGAAGGTGCCAACACAAGTGCCAGCAGTGGCTTCAATGCCAGTTCAAGCCTGACTGCCACCCTCACATTTGGCCTCTTTGCTGGCCTCAGTGGAGCTGGCACCAGCACCAACGGGAGCTCTGGTGCCTGTGGTTTCTCCTACAAATGA